The Verrucomicrobium spinosum DSM 4136 = JCM 18804 genome includes a region encoding these proteins:
- a CDS encoding sugar transferase gives MTNRSHSKDIWLAVRTHFMLDGLILMLGVALGSALRFNDPLPERLSDYLPALLAAGFALPCMIYGAGLYSNRIHIRHRYRLVVLALCYGGALILMLSLGSLILDARLGRGVLLISMPLTYLMLVLHHGLLIRRSLGVRDRVVMLVSSDADMLVWQRLKKVGAPFYQLTGLVDTRQEFTEGGASVDPGHSVLEDLPELVNNLRIDSVLCTKSQLRDPRLANVLRNVSFSGVRLVTLADIMEDAYRLVPLSLVDLEWLLHASTLPHRSYVRKWKRLFDVVISLVVGLLSFPILLAGMIWVRLASPGGPVFFKQVRSGRLGKTFQVLKLRTMRVDAEANGPQWAKKNDNRTFPGGGLLRKFRVDEIPQLLNILRGEMSFVGPRPERPEFEDQLALEIPYFRERLLVAPGLTGWAQVNYPYGATVEDARRKLEYDLYYMKHMTITLDLFILLDTARIVIGGGVNQRAELESVVRDLAGVASRVDATANTLG, from the coding sequence ATGACCAACCGATCTCATAGCAAGGACATATGGCTTGCAGTGAGGACGCATTTCATGTTGGACGGGCTCATCCTCATGCTGGGGGTGGCGTTGGGGTCGGCGCTGCGGTTCAATGACCCGCTGCCGGAGCGGCTTTCGGATTACCTGCCAGCCCTTTTGGCGGCAGGGTTTGCCCTCCCGTGCATGATCTATGGTGCCGGGCTGTACTCCAATCGTATTCACATCCGGCATCGTTACCGGCTGGTGGTGTTGGCTCTCTGTTATGGAGGGGCTCTGATCCTCATGCTCTCGCTGGGGTCACTCATTCTGGATGCCCGTCTGGGCCGTGGGGTGTTGTTGATCTCTATGCCTCTCACCTACCTGATGCTGGTGCTGCATCACGGGCTGCTGATTCGACGCAGCCTTGGCGTGCGTGACCGGGTGGTGATGCTGGTTTCCAGCGATGCGGACATGCTGGTCTGGCAGCGGCTCAAGAAAGTGGGGGCTCCCTTCTATCAGCTCACTGGTCTGGTGGACACCCGGCAGGAATTCACCGAGGGAGGTGCCTCCGTTGATCCGGGACACTCTGTCTTGGAAGATTTGCCCGAATTGGTGAACAACCTGCGTATTGACAGTGTGTTGTGCACCAAATCCCAGCTCCGGGATCCCCGGCTGGCAAATGTGCTTCGCAATGTTTCCTTTTCCGGGGTGCGTCTGGTGACCTTGGCCGACATCATGGAGGATGCCTACCGGTTGGTGCCGCTGTCTCTGGTGGACCTGGAGTGGCTGCTCCATGCCAGCACTCTGCCGCACCGCTCCTATGTGCGGAAGTGGAAGCGTCTGTTCGATGTGGTGATCTCCTTGGTGGTGGGATTGCTGTCCTTCCCCATCTTGCTGGCGGGCATGATTTGGGTGCGCCTTGCTTCGCCAGGCGGGCCGGTCTTCTTCAAACAGGTCCGCAGTGGCCGGCTGGGCAAAACCTTTCAGGTGTTGAAACTGCGGACCATGCGGGTGGATGCTGAGGCGAATGGCCCGCAGTGGGCGAAGAAGAACGACAACCGCACCTTCCCTGGGGGTGGACTGCTTCGGAAATTCCGCGTGGATGAGATCCCTCAACTGTTGAACATTCTCCGCGGGGAAATGAGCTTCGTGGGGCCACGTCCTGAACGTCCGGAATTTGAAGATCAGCTTGCTCTGGAGATTCCTTATTTTCGTGAGCGGCTCCTGGTGGCTCCGGGGCTCACGGGCTGGGCGCAGGTCAACTATCCCTATGGGGCGACGGTGGAAGATGCCCGCCGGAAGCTGGAGTATGACCTCTACTACATGAAGCACATGACGATCACGCTGGATCTCTTCATCCTGCTGGATACCGCCCGCATTGTGATCGGGGGCGGAGTCAATCAGCGCGCGGAACTTGAATCGGTCGTGCGGGATCTTGCTGGCGTGGCCTCCAGAGTGGATGCAACGGCCAACACTCTTGGTTGA
- a CDS encoding class I SAM-dependent methyltransferase: MERSPESLRHHFEVERELANRLRASTREERPVLVPRLYAELYKRVPDHPRTDRAKSPEAAAAAVRSQLRLLSSFLGARCQFVEFGAGSGELSRAIRGKAGRVVAVEVCEQGERQPASEEGVEWVYHDGLSIPLPDRTFDLAFSYQVLEHVHPDDVPVHLAEAARILKPGGTYVLSTPHEFSGPHDISRYFTSGLETFHLKEWTYAGLSAELRKAGFDWVGAFVRGQHEEKRGLWLWLIIETTLRFLPQKLRTVAARKILNNVVVSATRGAER, encoded by the coding sequence GTGGAACGTTCTCCTGAATCCCTACGTCATCATTTTGAAGTTGAACGCGAACTGGCCAACCGGCTGAGGGCGAGCACGCGGGAAGAGCGGCCTGTCTTGGTGCCCCGTTTGTATGCGGAGCTTTACAAGCGGGTGCCGGATCACCCTCGGACGGATCGTGCCAAAAGTCCCGAGGCTGCCGCTGCGGCGGTTCGCAGCCAGCTGCGTCTGCTGAGTTCCTTTTTGGGGGCCAGGTGCCAGTTTGTCGAATTTGGTGCGGGAAGCGGAGAGCTTTCTCGTGCCATCCGCGGCAAGGCGGGGCGTGTGGTGGCCGTGGAGGTCTGTGAGCAGGGGGAGCGTCAGCCCGCCAGTGAAGAGGGGGTGGAGTGGGTTTACCATGATGGCTTGTCTATCCCGTTGCCTGATCGCACCTTCGACCTGGCATTCAGCTACCAAGTCCTGGAGCATGTTCACCCTGATGATGTGCCGGTGCATCTGGCTGAGGCTGCCAGAATCCTCAAACCGGGCGGGACTTACGTGCTCAGCACCCCCCACGAGTTCTCCGGGCCGCATGACATCTCGCGGTACTTCACCTCCGGGTTGGAGACCTTTCATCTCAAAGAATGGACCTACGCGGGCCTTAGCGCAGAATTGCGCAAGGCCGGTTTTGACTGGGTGGGGGCATTTGTGCGGGGCCAGCACGAGGAGAAGCGGGGCCTTTGGCTCTGGCTGATCATAGAAACCACTCTGCGCTTTCTTCCTCAAAAGCTCCGCACGGTTGCAGCCCGCAAGATCCTCAATAATGTGGTGGTGAGTGCGACGCGTGGGGCGGAGCGCTGA
- a CDS encoding O-antigen ligase family protein yields MDFVTVVLVLLVYYIRPQDWVAGLIGVGIVTPIMAVAIFAMVSRAKEEGRKLQLFLTPLDWWVLALYIFIGVTHPYPYGAFKDSLPLFAFYFVTVQALRSVERLRKYLIYWLIALTVLAMFGLLSKVGIDPTGAQALTASNKGRLALGTWMHNNPNSLAHSVVVIVPLAYFLFFWKGGVMKKTVAIILWVIAYECVYLTESKGAVLAGFATLVLAWVFGKSKIVQVLAITAALAGGGAAISVMPRMSEMGNLRADEGVQGRLLAWEQARTASRNHFTGQGWKTFRATIQWQKMWLNKATHSGYVQVGAELGPMGLALYVGLFWLGLRSLVLCKTKNQMEESCRRCLFALLVGFAISNWMIDRAYHTELFLFFAGISAFHRIMLFDKAKETAAGLKAGGAALPEPLSNIVPWPPQPMPVLAMAGGAPAGPDYSGSLAMSGSGPVVDADADADAETNGGGASGRAAGIWQVSEEVLKTLPRWLVRPTLIDIGLAALGAWLVFFLWDYILKNL; encoded by the coding sequence ATGGATTTCGTTACCGTCGTTCTCGTCCTGCTGGTTTACTACATCCGTCCTCAGGACTGGGTGGCAGGACTCATCGGCGTCGGCATTGTCACCCCGATCATGGCGGTGGCGATATTTGCCATGGTCTCCCGGGCGAAGGAGGAGGGCAGGAAGCTGCAGCTCTTCCTCACCCCTTTGGATTGGTGGGTGCTGGCGCTCTACATCTTCATCGGCGTCACGCACCCCTATCCGTATGGGGCTTTTAAGGACTCGCTTCCACTCTTCGCCTTCTATTTTGTGACGGTGCAGGCTCTGCGCTCCGTGGAGCGGCTGCGCAAGTACCTGATCTACTGGCTGATTGCGCTCACGGTACTGGCGATGTTTGGCCTGCTCAGCAAGGTGGGGATCGACCCCACTGGTGCCCAGGCCCTTACCGCCTCCAACAAAGGCCGACTGGCTCTGGGGACCTGGATGCACAACAACCCCAACTCGCTGGCACACTCCGTCGTGGTCATCGTCCCGCTGGCGTATTTCCTGTTTTTCTGGAAGGGCGGGGTCATGAAGAAGACGGTGGCGATCATCCTTTGGGTCATCGCCTATGAGTGCGTGTATTTGACGGAGTCGAAAGGTGCCGTGCTCGCAGGATTCGCCACCCTCGTGCTGGCCTGGGTGTTCGGGAAGTCCAAGATCGTTCAAGTGCTGGCCATCACCGCAGCGCTCGCGGGGGGTGGGGCCGCCATCAGCGTCATGCCGCGCATGAGTGAAATGGGGAATCTGCGTGCGGACGAAGGGGTGCAAGGTCGCCTGCTGGCTTGGGAGCAGGCTCGAACTGCCAGTCGCAACCATTTCACGGGTCAGGGGTGGAAGACATTTCGTGCCACGATCCAATGGCAGAAGATGTGGCTTAACAAGGCTACCCACAGCGGCTACGTACAGGTGGGCGCGGAGCTGGGGCCCATGGGGCTCGCCTTGTATGTGGGCCTCTTCTGGCTCGGACTTCGTTCCCTCGTTTTGTGCAAGACCAAGAACCAGATGGAAGAGTCGTGTCGACGATGTCTTTTTGCCTTGCTCGTCGGTTTTGCCATCTCGAACTGGATGATTGACCGCGCCTATCACACGGAGCTATTCCTGTTCTTTGCCGGGATCTCGGCGTTTCACCGGATCATGCTCTTTGACAAGGCCAAGGAGACCGCAGCTGGCCTTAAGGCAGGGGGGGCGGCGTTGCCTGAACCGCTTTCGAACATTGTGCCATGGCCTCCTCAGCCAATGCCCGTGCTGGCCATGGCTGGCGGCGCTCCAGCCGGACCTGATTATTCAGGATCCCTGGCCATGAGTGGTTCTGGGCCAGTGGTTGATGCTGATGCTGATGCTGATGCTGAGACGAATGGCGGAGGTGCGTCTGGTCGGGCTGCAGGCATCTGGCAGGTCTCTGAGGAGGTGCTTAAGACCCTGCCAAGGTGGCTGGTAAGGCCGACCTTGATTGATATTGGTCTGGCGGCTCTCGGGGCCTGGTTGGTCTTCTTTCTCTGGGACTACATCCTCAAGAACCTCTAG
- a CDS encoding glycosyltransferase family 4 protein: MGPIQKTFPASPTTPGHIRPKLLWINCRLLHPLIGGDRLRTYHMLRLLKQDFEITYLCPTTADDAPDAAMKAGEYCDHLIAFPHRFSRRGSLEFVLGALNNSLWGKLPYMARRYASPGISSWINQHAGGNSFDLIVSDYLVSWVHLKHLPSPPQAPVVAFQHNVESLIWRRHAASVKNPLKRWIFHREAQLTATMETDCASSVAGQITVSPDESHYFRVERGMPNVLGDVPTGVDAVYFNPSANPEPHTVAFLGSMDWEANRQAVRSFLRECFPVIRAEFSDARFLIIGRNPPADLKELAAQDPGIVVTGTVPDVRPYLAQASVMILPLQVGGGTRIKVFEALAAGLAVVSTSVGVEGLPVKHDEHALIADTLPDFADATLSLLREPQRARKLGLSGRQLVEESFSWQAASNKFKTLCEPLMCQASQPAESRGS, translated from the coding sequence ATGGGCCCCATCCAAAAGACCTTCCCCGCCTCGCCAACCACTCCCGGTCACATCCGACCGAAACTCCTGTGGATCAATTGCCGTCTGCTGCACCCCCTGATTGGCGGCGACCGCCTCCGCACCTATCACATGTTGCGGCTCCTGAAGCAGGATTTTGAGATCACCTATCTTTGCCCAACCACGGCCGATGATGCCCCGGATGCCGCCATGAAGGCGGGCGAGTACTGCGACCACCTGATCGCCTTCCCCCACCGCTTCTCCCGCCGGGGCAGTTTGGAATTCGTCTTGGGTGCCCTCAATAACAGCCTCTGGGGGAAACTGCCCTACATGGCCCGACGCTATGCATCTCCTGGCATCTCTTCCTGGATTAACCAACACGCTGGCGGCAATTCGTTTGACCTGATTGTGTCAGACTACTTGGTATCGTGGGTGCATCTTAAGCATCTGCCCTCCCCTCCCCAGGCCCCAGTGGTGGCCTTTCAGCACAACGTCGAGTCCCTCATCTGGCGTCGGCATGCCGCTTCGGTCAAGAACCCTCTCAAACGCTGGATCTTCCACCGGGAAGCGCAGCTCACTGCCACCATGGAAACCGACTGCGCTTCTTCAGTCGCTGGCCAGATCACTGTCTCTCCTGACGAATCCCACTACTTCAGGGTGGAACGCGGCATGCCCAACGTCCTGGGCGACGTCCCCACAGGGGTGGATGCGGTCTATTTCAACCCCTCTGCAAATCCTGAGCCGCATACCGTGGCGTTCTTGGGTTCAATGGATTGGGAGGCCAATCGCCAGGCCGTCCGGAGCTTTCTCAGAGAGTGTTTCCCGGTAATCCGCGCAGAATTTTCAGACGCCAGGTTTCTCATTATTGGGAGAAATCCCCCCGCTGATCTCAAAGAACTCGCCGCGCAAGATCCTGGCATTGTTGTCACCGGCACAGTACCCGATGTGCGCCCCTATCTCGCCCAGGCTTCAGTCATGATCCTTCCGCTACAAGTGGGAGGCGGCACTCGCATCAAGGTGTTCGAAGCTCTGGCAGCCGGTCTTGCGGTGGTATCCACCTCCGTGGGAGTCGAGGGTTTGCCAGTAAAGCATGACGAACACGCCCTGATAGCCGACACCCTGCCCGATTTCGCGGACGCCACACTGTCCCTGCTTAGAGAGCCTCAACGAGCCCGGAAACTTGGCTTGTCAGGACGTCAGTTGGTGGAGGAGAGTTTTTCCTGGCAGGCCGCCTCCAACAAGTTCAAGACGTTGTGCGAGCCGCTCATGTGCCAAGCTTCCCAGCCTGCCGAGTCTAGAGGTTCTTGA
- a CDS encoding endonuclease/exonuclease/phosphatase family protein: MSGSDAPSVENASITPMQGCRWLLSLVRGAIRFLSWLSLAWLLLAALAIHGVGHHNPTPAFLLFLPGWLWCAPALAMLAPALLFDFLRSGAPLFLATLCFLGPGLGYEFSFGTSSPQGAHTLKVMTYNRGQSQGTSLQPFKNRNQPDLLALQDSGGRAQAYLEADGYKEFSHGASSGEFLLLSKFPILNTQPIVFTHQPNKQGQIQRSELGARFEIDWAGTRVAVYNMHFPTHRGMLQSERNGGFLSGVLGIPGTPLAQKRHNREAYWEVTLRQIRQVSDLVGKETIPVILVGDMNNPPFGPFHRTLCEHLVDGHSEAGHGYGYTFPGQTNNPLALFRPWLRIDYALHSKGAWTTLRHEAEPGRTSQHRALFAEFGKAGR; the protein is encoded by the coding sequence ATGTCTGGCTCAGACGCCCCCTCCGTCGAAAACGCATCCATCACCCCCATGCAGGGGTGTCGATGGCTTCTCAGCCTGGTCCGCGGTGCCATCCGCTTTCTTTCATGGCTGAGCCTGGCTTGGCTGCTCCTCGCAGCGTTGGCGATCCATGGGGTGGGACATCACAACCCCACTCCCGCCTTTTTGTTATTCCTCCCTGGCTGGCTCTGGTGTGCTCCGGCTCTCGCCATGCTCGCCCCTGCCCTGCTTTTTGACTTCCTCCGGTCGGGGGCACCCCTGTTTCTGGCCACCCTCTGCTTCCTGGGGCCTGGATTGGGCTATGAGTTCTCTTTTGGCACCTCTTCACCTCAAGGTGCGCATACCCTGAAAGTCATGACCTACAACCGGGGTCAAAGCCAGGGCACCAGTCTACAGCCGTTCAAGAACCGGAATCAACCGGACTTGCTCGCCCTACAGGATTCTGGCGGTCGGGCCCAAGCCTACCTGGAGGCAGATGGCTATAAAGAGTTCTCCCACGGTGCCAGTTCCGGTGAGTTTCTGCTCCTCAGTAAATTCCCCATCCTCAATACCCAACCGATAGTTTTCACCCACCAACCCAACAAGCAGGGCCAGATACAACGCTCCGAGCTGGGGGCGCGGTTTGAGATCGATTGGGCGGGCACCCGGGTTGCCGTGTACAACATGCACTTCCCCACTCACCGGGGCATGCTCCAGTCTGAACGCAACGGCGGGTTTCTCTCCGGAGTGCTCGGCATCCCCGGCACCCCACTGGCGCAGAAGCGCCACAACCGCGAAGCTTACTGGGAGGTCACCCTCCGCCAGATCCGCCAAGTTTCCGACCTGGTTGGCAAGGAGACGATTCCCGTCATCCTCGTGGGAGATATGAACAATCCGCCCTTCGGGCCGTTCCACCGCACCCTTTGTGAACACCTCGTGGATGGCCACAGCGAGGCTGGTCATGGCTACGGCTACACTTTCCCTGGGCAAACCAACAATCCTCTGGCACTCTTTCGCCCCTGGCTGCGCATCGACTACGCCCTCCACTCAAAGGGCGCCTGGACAACCCTGCGTCATGAGGCCGAGCCAGGCCGAACCTCGCAACACCGCGCCCTCTTCGCCGAATTCGGCAAGGCCGGACGCTGA
- a CDS encoding prepilin-type N-terminal cleavage/methylation domain-containing protein, which translates to MHFPSSSSTATPSASPRRCPHGFSLLETLVALAVLLTLTMLVASIYKHHTSAPATPEPTPVEMPTRPRNLSPTETPTLRDPVDTPLPSRQ; encoded by the coding sequence ATGCATTTCCCCTCTTCCTCCTCCACCGCCACTCCTTCCGCCTCGCCCCGGCGGTGCCCGCATGGCTTCAGCCTGCTTGAAACGCTGGTTGCCCTCGCGGTGTTGCTCACCCTGACCATGTTGGTGGCCTCCATCTACAAGCACCACACAAGCGCCCCGGCCACCCCTGAACCCACGCCGGTCGAGATGCCAACCCGTCCCAGGAATCTGTCCCCCACGGAGACACCCACTTTGCGCGATCCCGTGGACACACCTCTACCCTCCCGCCAATAG
- a CDS encoding PLDc N-terminal domain-containing protein — MREAALNFLQLKVQNLIDPLYWAIVFAWLGLVVTSLASIWGRAQNSALKLLWSAIILFLPLVGLYIYLFYCLFAADYSAFERFGFFRRKLQD; from the coding sequence ATGCGAGAAGCCGCTCTGAATTTTCTTCAGCTTAAGGTGCAGAACCTGATCGATCCCCTTTATTGGGCGATTGTCTTCGCCTGGCTGGGGTTGGTGGTGACCAGTTTGGCCAGCATTTGGGGGCGTGCTCAGAACAGCGCCCTGAAGCTGTTATGGTCCGCGATCATTTTGTTTCTTCCATTAGTAGGCCTTTACATTTATTTGTTCTATTGCTTATTTGCTGCCGATTATTCGGCCTTTGAACGGTTTGGGTTTTTCAGGAGGAAGCTTCAGGACTGA
- a CDS encoding polysaccharide biosynthesis/export family protein translates to MLKTVLMLRPQSNLSSAGKPADSRATRCTAGLLALLIAGLASCKTKSALDTPPFDPYSAPKAQAPTDPKKIPIRPGESLDIYVLEDATLNGGYTVRAEGHIIFPTMGRIQLAGLTPSQAEARMKELLESQKLRVATVILDRTSMVGGSQSSSTTQQMLVYITGKVARPGQHNLTVEIGKTMGVYEAILISGGFARFSNEAKAYVLRQAAPSQPKQKMPIDLKAVADGRLPDIPIRTGDIVVVPEKVFGF, encoded by the coding sequence ATGTTGAAAACCGTTCTGATGCTCCGCCCCCAGTCCAACCTCTCTTCTGCCGGAAAGCCCGCTGATAGCAGAGCAACACGATGCACCGCCGGTCTGCTGGCGCTCCTGATCGCGGGCTTGGCCTCTTGCAAGACCAAGTCGGCTCTTGACACTCCTCCGTTTGATCCCTACTCGGCACCCAAAGCCCAAGCTCCTACCGATCCCAAGAAAATCCCGATCCGTCCTGGCGAGTCCTTGGACATCTATGTCTTGGAGGATGCGACGCTCAATGGTGGCTACACGGTGCGTGCCGAGGGGCACATCATCTTTCCCACGATGGGGAGAATTCAACTGGCTGGGTTGACGCCCTCCCAGGCAGAGGCGCGGATGAAGGAGCTTCTGGAGAGTCAGAAACTGCGGGTGGCCACCGTCATCCTTGACCGGACTTCCATGGTGGGTGGCAGCCAGTCCAGCTCGACGACGCAACAGATGCTGGTGTACATCACCGGCAAGGTGGCGCGTCCTGGCCAGCACAACCTCACGGTGGAAATCGGCAAAACCATGGGGGTCTATGAAGCCATCCTGATTTCCGGTGGGTTCGCCCGTTTCTCCAACGAGGCCAAGGCTTACGTTTTGCGCCAGGCGGCTCCGTCCCAGCCCAAGCAGAAGATGCCCATTGACCTGAAGGCCGTGGCAGATGGCAGGCTTCCAGACATTCCCATTCGGACCGGGGATATTGTAGTAGTGCCAGAAAAAGTATTCGGATTCTAG